TGTCAACTTTGGTTCCGTCGGGGACGAATTTGGTTAGGGCTCTTACAACTCCGTTTTTCCATGTTGTAATGCTGTCGCTGTCGAAACTTAGATTATCAACAAGTTCGACTACATATTGCAAAGGCATTCCGTGTCGCAAAATTCCGGAAATAAGTTTGGCGTAGTTCCAGTACTCTTTGTTGAACGAACGCGACAAACCACGGTGCGTAACTCTGTAGCCGTAGTTGTCTTCGTATTCGAAGTCGTATCTGGCGCTTTCCATATTTTTGTTTTTTATTCTGATAACCCAACCTTTGTGCACGTAGTCGGGGATATAGAAATCGGAACTTTTACCGGTAAATATTTCGTAAGGTCTTTCGTCTAACAGTCCCACAAAGGCTATCCATTTTTCCTTTTCGTTGACAAATCTTACAATTTCAACTTCCAATTCTTTGGGACGCTTTGGAGCGTTGGTTTCGCGGAAATCCGTTTCGTTTTTATCGTCATCGTCGTTGCTAACCAAAACTCCCGAACGTGAGCCGTCTCTGTATATTGTCATTCCTTTACAGCCCGATTCCCAAGCTGTTTTATATACTTCGCTCACAAGTTCCTGAGAAACATTATTAGGCAAGTTTACGGTAACGCTGATGGAATGGTCAACCCATTTTTGAACGGCACCTTGCATTTTCACTTTTGCAACCCAATCAATATCGTTGCTGGTAGCTTTGTAATACGGCGATACTTCAATGATTTTGTCGAGTTCCTCTTTTCCCATGTTTACAACTTCGCTGAAGTCGTAACCTTTAATCCTTAGCCATTCTTCAAATTTGGGATGGAAAACATTGTACTCTTCCCACGAATCGCCAATTTCGTCAACAAAGGTTACGTTGACATCTTTTTCGTTGGGATTAACTTTTCGGCGACGCTTGTACGCAACGTTAAATACAGGCTCAATACCCGATGTGGTTTGAGTACAAATACTTACGCTGCCTGTGGGTGCAATAGTAAGCATGCTTATATTGCGACGTCCGTATTTTTGCATTTCCCCTTTAAGTCCGGGAACTGCGTCGAAAATTCTATTTATAAATGGGTTATTTATTTCGCGATTAAAATCGTAAATCGGAAATGCTCCTCTTTCCTTAGCCAATTCTATCGAAGACTTGTAAACGTTGGTAGCCAAGCATTTATGAACCTCAACGCTGAAATCGGTGGCTTCGTCGGTTCCGTAGCGCAATCCCATTGCTGCAAGCATATCGCCTTCGGCAGTAATACCAATACCTGTACGACGTCCTTTTAGGGTTTTATCTTTAATATTCAACCACAAATTCTTTTCTACTCTTTTGGTTTCGTCATCTTCGGGGTCGCTCTCAATTTTTTCAAGAATTTTATCAATCTTTTCCATTTCAAGGTCGATGATGTCGTCCATCATTCGTAGAGCTATTTGCGAATGGTTTGCAAATTTTTCAAAATCGAATTTAGCTTCGTCGGTAAAAGGATTATCAACGTAGCTGTACAGGTTAATAGCCAATAATCGGCAGCTATCGTAAGGACAAAGCGGTATTTCGCCGCAAGGATTGGTGCTAAGTGTTTTGAAACCTAAATCGGCGTAGCAATCGGGTAAGGATTCTTTAATTATGGTATCCCAGAAAAGCACTCCGGGCTCAGCCGATTTCCATGCGTTATGTATAATTTTGTCCCAAATTTCTTTTGGGTCAACTTCTTTACTGACTTTGGGATTGTTGCTATTAATAGGATATTGCTGTACGTATTTAGTGTTGTTTTTGACGGCTTTCATGAAATCGTCGTCAAGTTTAACGGAAATATTAGCTCCCGTAACTTTATGTTGCTCCAATTTGGCATCGATAAAGTCAAGGCTATCGGGATGTTTTACCGAAATCGACAACATCAAAGCTCCTCTACGTCCGTCTTGAGCAACCTCGCGTGTAGAGTTGCTGTATCTTTCCATAAATGGAACTATACCTGTTGATGTTAGCGCGCTGTTTTTAACTTCGCTACCGGCAGGACGTATATGCGAAAGGTCGTGTCCAACGCCTCCGCGACGTTTCATTAACTGGACTTGCTCCTGATCAACTCTTAAAATGCCTCCGTACGAATCGGAATTCAAATCGCTACCTATTACAAAGCAGTTCGACAATGACGAAACCTGAAAATCGTTGCCTATACCTGCCATAGGGCTTCCTTGTGGAATGATGTATCTGAAATCTCTAATCAATTCAAATATCTGCTCATGCGACAAAGGATTTGGATATTTGCTTTCTATACGTGCAATTTCCGAAGCTATCCTGTGGTGCATATCGTCGGGAGTTCTTTCGTAAATGTTTCCTTTACTGTCTTTCAGCGAGTATTTATTTTTCCAAACATCGGCGGCTAATTTATCTCCATTAAAATATTTCTCCGATGCCAACGACACTTCCTCATCGCTGTACGGCTCATTCATCACTTTTTTCTTTGTCGCATGCTCGGCAACCTTCTTTTCCATATTAACAGTTTCTCTTTCGTTATTTACATTGTCGGAATTCAAATCCGGTCTTTCCCTATTTTCCAAAATATTATCGTACTTGCCTTTTGAGTTGGAAACCTCAACCTTATTGTACGATTGCGAAAATAAATCAGGTATATTCATATTTTAATTTCTTTAAAAAATTGGGCTTAAGTACTTGATTATCATTTTCAAATTATAAAAAAATAACCGAAACGATAGGTTTACAAATTTAATAATGAATTGTTAACTTCCAATTTTCAGTTATTAACAAATTTGAAAATTTAAAATTTAACCTACTGATTATGTTAACGTTATGCCTTTGATAAGTCGTACAAAGCCCTATTTTAGCCCAATTGCAAATTGACTTCCTCGCATTTGATTGAGATTAAAGTCTGTATATTTCAAAATTATTTTTGCCATATCAATTTTTTCCCAAAGCCCAATTGGTTATGTGTCATTTTAATGAAATCGGGATACAGTACCCAAAGGTCTAACTTTTTCAGGTTTGCAATAGGAAATGCTTTTGTGTATAATTTGTGAGCTTCTTTGTACTGTTCATCACCGACAGGATAAGCCTTTCCGGTAATTTGTACTCCTTGAATTTTGCCTACTATTCTTGTTTCCAAAGCAATGCAAACAGACACATTCGGCTGCTGAGCCATCTCGGCAGCATGGCGTGTATCAGGGTCGCTTGTAAAAACAAAAGTATTATCGCTTTTATTATATACGTAGAAACAGGAGCAAGTGTAAGGTATATTTTGATGAGATGTTGCCAATGTAAACACGTGATGTTTTGCGATAAAATCGGTAATTCTATGGTCAATAGCTTCCATCATCAAAGTTTTAAAAATCAAGGCTTAGCGAAAGGTAAAACATAGGCTTTTTAATAACTTTTCTGTCTTGCACTCCCCAAGCCCAATCGGCACGAACAAAGTAACCTAAAACGGTAGTTCTAAGCCCGAAACCGTATCCGGCAACAAGCGGGTCTTGCTGAACTTTTACGCTTACCGTGAGCGGTTTATTGTCGATATATCTTGTAAAATATGTATTATCTTCGTCAAAAGGATTAATTCCTTGCCAAGCAGAACCAACATCGGCGAAACCTACAATTTGGAAGTTGTTTAAAAATTCAAATTTCAGCGGTTTATTCAAAAGGTACTTAAAGACAGGGAATCGTAACTCGGTGCTATAAATTGCAAATGTATTTCCGCTTCTGATGTTTTGTTTGAATCCGCGCATATTGGTAGCCAATGCCTGAAATGCATAATCGTATTTGTAATCGGTAAGAAACTCGGTATTGAATTTCGGAATAATCCAGTTGTCAACTCCGCCAACATAGTACAGCAACCTGTTTCGACCAAATGATGTACTTGCCGAAAACCTATTTGCCCAAATAAAACTTTTGTGTATGGGCAAGTAATTTCTGAAATCGGCTCCAACGACAATCATATTCGTTTTTTCCTTTTCGGATATGGCAAGCTGATAATATTCGGAAAATATTTTGAATCGGGTTCCGTCCAACAAATTCAATCCAAGTTCATTAGTGTTGTCATATATAAGTGCCAATTTTTCAATGCCCCACAAATCGGGTTTGGGTGTGATGTTTGCCGTAAAATATTCAAAAGCTAACGAAACCGGATGGTCGTACTGCAACGATAAAGTGTTTTCCAAAGCCAATATTTCGCTAAAAGGATAGCGAAGAATAAAATGTAACTCGTAGATATGATGCCTAATGTAAGCGTTTGTGTAAGCCATATCAAAGCCCGAACGCCTGAAAAACAACTCTTTATCCAAACGTTTTTTGTAATTGCCAAAACCAATTATGTATTCGTTGTTGACCAAACTTGTGTTTAGTCGAGTGCCCAAAATTATTCTGTAATCTTCTAACAAATCGGTAGCACCAACAATAAGATTGGCATTTGTGGGTTGCTTTTGAAACACCGGACCGGCGTACCCTAAATATGGTTGATAGCTTGTGCTGATTTTTGAAAAATCGAGCTGACTCACCAAATCGTTGATTGAATACTCGACCAAATAGTTTCTTGCCTGTGGCGTACTTAGGTTATATTCCGATTTTTTGTATTCTTCGTAATACAAAGTTTCTTTACTGCTAAAGAAAGGTACACCGCGATTGCTGCCGCTCCTGATAATGCTACTTGAGCTGGTATCTTCAATAATAACATCGTTGGCGTAAACATTAACAAAACGCTTGCGTTTGAAATTATCGCGTTTAATTGTGTCGGCTTGTGTTTCGGCTATGTGTTTTTTTATGCTTAATTCAGTAAAATCCGTTTGGTCTAAGATTCTTGGACTCTTATTTATAGGCACTTGCTTAAAAACCGGCTTATTATTCTCTATAATTTTTACAAGGAGTTGATTGTCAGATAAATCAATATCATAATCGATTATGCTATTATTGTAGTTTGATACAGGTTTGGTGCTGACAAACATTCGATAATGGACTGCGGTATCAACAGATGCTACAACCTTCTGAATATTGGCAATATAGCAGTTGTTTATGCCGTTTTTATCGGAAAGGAATAAAAATTCGTTTTCGTTAAGCGCTTTTGGTAAAGTTTCATTGGCATAAGCCGATTTTTCAACCCTGTAAAGCAGCTTGTCCCTCGATTTGATATTATAAACAAACAAGTCATTTTTCGACATTCCGTTGTACGATTGCTTGTATTCGTCAGAAAAGCTTAGCGTATCCGTTGGTCTGTTTGAGCTAAAGACAATAATATCGTTGCTGACAAACTGCGGATTTAAATCGTTGAATGCATCTTGGGTAATATTTTCGGCTGCATTGGCTGCGATATTGTACAAGTATATATCCGATTGTCCTTTTTTAACAGCCGACATGATAATATTTCTGCCGTTGGGCGAATAATTGAAGTCTAATATTTTTTGA
This region of Lentimicrobiaceae bacterium genomic DNA includes:
- a CDS encoding adenosylcobalamin-dependent ribonucleoside-diphosphate reductase, with translation MMNEPYSDEEVSLASEKYFNGDKLAADVWKNKYSLKDSKGNIYERTPDDMHHRIASEIARIESKYPNPLSHEQIFELIRDFRYIIPQGSPMAGIGNDFQVSSLSNCFVIGSDLNSDSYGGILRVDQEQVQLMKRRGGVGHDLSHIRPAGSEVKNSALTSTGIVPFMERYSNSTREVAQDGRRGALMLSISVKHPDSLDFIDAKLEQHKVTGANISVKLDDDFMKAVKNNTKYVQQYPINSNNPKVSKEVDPKEIWDKIIHNAWKSAEPGVLFWDTIIKESLPDCYADLGFKTLSTNPCGEIPLCPYDSCRLLAINLYSYVDNPFTDEAKFDFEKFANHSQIALRMMDDIIDLEMEKIDKILEKIESDPEDDETKRVEKNLWLNIKDKTLKGRRTGIGITAEGDMLAAMGLRYGTDEATDFSVEVHKCLATNVYKSSIELAKERGAFPIYDFNREINNPFINRIFDAVPGLKGEMQKYGRRNISMLTIAPTGSVSICTQTTSGIEPVFNVAYKRRRKVNPNEKDVNVTFVDEIGDSWEEYNVFHPKFEEWLRIKGYDFSEVVNMGKEELDKIIEVSPYYKATSNDIDWVAKVKMQGAVQKWVDHSISVTVNLPNNVSQELVSEVYKTAWESGCKGMTIYRDGSRSGVLVSNDDDDKNETDFRETNAPKRPKELEVEIVRFVNEKEKWIAFVGLLDERPYEIFTGKSSDFYIPDYVHKGWVIRIKNKNMESARYDFEYEDNYGYRVTHRGLSRSFNKEYWNYAKLISGILRHGMPLQYVVELVDNLSFDSDSITTWKNGVVRALTKFVPDGTKVDKVCPECNQTDTLIFKEGCVTCINCAYSRCG
- a CDS encoding pyridoxamine 5'-phosphate oxidase family protein, which translates into the protein MIFKTLMMEAIDHRITDFIAKHHVFTLATSHQNIPYTCSCFYVYNKSDNTFVFTSDPDTRHAAEMAQQPNVSVCIALETRIVGKIQGVQITGKAYPVGDEQYKEAHKLYTKAFPIANLKKLDLWVLYPDFIKMTHNQLGFGKKLIWQK